In Pirellulales bacterium, the genomic window CGCCCAGGTGAATAACAGAAAGGCACCGACCACGACCGCGAGCGCAGTGACGACCGTGAAGATCGACTCGGTTGGCAAGTGAAAGTTAACGAGTTTGCGCCCACCGACACTCGGTTGGTCACTGGAACTCGCCGCCCGGTTGACTTGTTGGCTTGGCGGCGCCAAATAACGTGAAGGTGCGCTCGCCGACGTCGCTGGTTCTTCATGTGCTGCAAGCTGGATGTTGGACGTCGGTTTGAGTGATGGCACCGGTGCCGCGATTGGCACCTGCGACGGTGTGAACGGCTCCGGCTCTTGCACGGGGGCAGGGCTGGAAACCGGCTGCGATGGCGCGGGGCTGGTTGCCGGCTGGTTCGTTCCCAAATACACGGAAGCCCCGTGGCCATCTTGCCAATTCGGCGGCGCGGGAGTGGTTTCCGCTGGAGCGGCAGCTGCCCAAACTGCCGTCAGAATGCTGACCGCGATGAATCGATTGGTTCGC contains:
- a CDS encoding flagellar biosynthetic protein FliO; protein product: MTHLKTCSSLWRRRSADIVQFMFMLRTNRFIAVSILTAVWAAAAPAETTPAPPNWQDGHGASVYLGTNQPATSPAPSQPVSSPAPVQEPEPFTPSQVPIAAPVPSLKPTSNIQLAAHEEPATSASAPSRYLAPPSQQVNRAASSSDQPSVGGRKLVNFHLPTESIFTVVTALAVVVGAFLLFTWALRRSGKHPGLRNGLLPPEAVSVIGRVPLATRQFAQLLRVGNKLVLVAITPNGPTTLTEVNDTAEVDRIVGLCQQLDRHSTTKAFEQIFQQFSKEPASGFLGDEALPTTLSPAASAYRSQRGSARA